In one Lolium rigidum isolate FL_2022 chromosome 3, APGP_CSIRO_Lrig_0.1, whole genome shotgun sequence genomic region, the following are encoded:
- the LOC124697975 gene encoding uncharacterized protein LOC124697975, whose translation MSEPATQCRGNVGGGEGGGGGMRTVECLRGRLQAERVASKAAKEEADQLASRLDELEKQLAEEVNIRNKAERRLRRAIKRLESLKILDVQLSPSETSIGSLSSNSTGCSGQEPPETNHTAGSLTSTVDSVRSGPRANGGEDKGWDGDSAKGSSAGSCTTQANSSHDGSWFSVVSEQSGSGLCCKEEARVVMDTDGAKSCGGGSGGSAAGDAGHDSQRESEQPPASSGSGSSKSEASYRGEEDDRLALVLVENPHYHTAESGRPRTEDGAETSDSREPEAESNRLAMVLADPQPQRDAPPVMSISDGSNDVQSVLLALRQVKEHLRYTIERRSEGLVAHRELYGH comes from the exons ATGTCTGAACCGGCCACGCAATGCAG GGGAAAtgtgggcggcggcgagggtggtggcggcggcatgaggaCGGTGGAGTGCCTCAGAGGGAGGCTGCAAGCCGAGAGGGTGGCGTCCAAGGCGGCCAAGGAGGAAGCCGACCAGCTCGCCAGCAGG TtggacgagcttgagaagcagctcgccgaggaggtgaACATCAGGAACAAGGCGGAGAGGCGGCTCAGGAGGGCCATCAAGAGGCTGGAGTCTCTCAAGATCCTCGACGTGCAGCTCTCGCCGTCAGAGACCTCCATTGGGTCGCTCTCTTCCAACTCCACTGGCTGCTCCGGCCAGGAGCCGCCGGAGACGAACCACACTGCAGGCTCGCTGACGAGCACCGTCGATTCCGTGCGGTCCGGCCCTCGCGCGAATGGCGGCGAGGACAAGGGATGGGACGGCGACAGCGCCAAGGGCTCGTCGGCGGGTTCCTGCACCACCCAGGCGAACTCCTCCCACGACGGGAGCTGGTTCTCGGTGGTGTCCGAGCAATCCGGGTCTGGTCTCTGCTGCAAGGAGGAGGCTCGCGTGGTCATGGATACTGACGGTGCCAAGAGCTGCGGCGGTGGTTCCGGTGGCAGTGCTGCTGGTGACGCCGGTCATGATTCACAGAG GGAATCGGAGCAACCCCCGGCATCCAGCGGCAGCGGCTCATCGAAATCGGAAGCAAGCTACCGCGGCGAGGAGGACGACAGGCTAGCGCTGGTGCTGGTAGAGAACCCGCACTATCACACCGCAGAATCAGGTCGACCGAGAACAGAGGACGGCGCCGAGACCAGCGACAGTAGGGAGCCGGAGGCAGAGAGCAACAGGCTCGCCATGGTCCTGGCCGATCCACAGCCACAGCGTGATGCGCCGCCGGTGATGAGCATCAGCGACGGCAGCAACGACGTGCAGTCGGTGCTCCTAGCGCTGCGGCAGGTCAAGGAGCACCTGCGGTACACCATCGAGCGAAGGTCAGAGGGGCTCGTCGCGCACCGGGAGCTGTATGGCCACTGA